In Vicia villosa cultivar HV-30 ecotype Madison, WI unplaced genomic scaffold, Vvil1.0 ctg.000477F_1_1_3, whole genome shotgun sequence, a single window of DNA contains:
- the LOC131628765 gene encoding probable phytol kinase 3, chloroplastic has translation MINTLTLHPPTRFSSLPLHLTLTPISHSSPFFLPKLKPISPLTSLFSSTQLRFLPRRKLPSSAMLHHDPVVSDFIALGISGVVATSFLRLWQETAKRGLFDQKLNRKLVHISIGLVFMLCWPLFGTGEWGPYFGAFIPGVNILRMLAIGLGIWKDEATVKSMSRFGDYRELRRGPLYYAAAITFACIIYWRTSPVSIAAICNLCAGDGMADVVGRRIGSKKLPYNKNKSYAGSIAMASAGFLASIGFMWYFSSFGYMEGSWNKVIGFLVVSVITAIVESLPISTELDDNLTVPLTSILVGSMIF, from the exons ATGATTAATACGCTCACACTTCACCCACCTACCCgtttttcttctctccctcttcacCTCACACTCACACCCATTTCCCATTCTTCTCCCTTTTTTCTCCCCAAACTCAAACCCATTTCACCCCTCACTTCTCTGTTTTCTTCCACCCAATTACGGTTCCTACCTCGCCGGAAACTTCCGTCTTCCGCCATGCTCCACCATGACCCTGTTGTCTCTGATTTCATTGCATTAGGTATCTCTGGTGTTGTTGCTACCTCGTTTCTTAGGTTGTGGCAGGAAACTGCAAAACGTGGACTTTTTGATCAG AAATTGAATAGGAAACTTGTGCACATATCAATTGGGCTGGTATTCATGCTCTGTTGGCCATTATTCGG TACTGGTGAATGGGGGCCTTACTTTGGGGCTTTTATTCCGGGAGTCAATATACTTCGGATGCTTGCTATTGGACTTGGAATATGGAAAGATGAGGCCACTGTGAAATCAATGAGCAGATTTGGAGATTATAG GGAACTTCGTAGAGGACCACTATATTATGCTGCAGCTATTACTTTCGCATGCATAATATATTGGAGAACTTCGCCGGTTTCCATTGCTGCCATATGTAATCTCTGTGCAGGAGATG GTATGGCTGACGTCGTCGGAAGGAGAATTGGTAGTAAAAAGTTACCGTACAACAAAAACAAGTCCTATGCTGGATCAATTGCAATGGCATCTGCTGGATTTTTAGCTTCTATTGG GTTTATGTGGTATTTTTCGTCATTTGGATACATGGAGGGAAGCTGGAACAAGGTTATAGGTTTCTTAGTTGTGTCTGTTATCACGGCAATTGTGGAATCACTTCCTATCAGCACAGAACTTGATGACAATCTCACAGTTCCCCTCACTTCCATATTGGTAGGAAGCATGATCTTCTGA
- the LOC131628766 gene encoding uncharacterized protein LOC131628766 — MEDSSFLDRMIGHLRGTCKYYTGYPKDLGPSRVIHFTSEREFVNILHEGFPVVVAFTIRGNYTEHLDKVLEEAAAEFYPHVKFMRVECPKYPGFCISRQKKEYPFMEIFHSPTHVANQGRVADPNITKYNVKVMPFNYDISVYGFREIFKRYGIRASDPK, encoded by the exons ATGGAAGATTCATCATTTTTGGACCGAATGATTGGTCATCTTCGGGGAACTTGCAA GTACTATACTGGTTATCCAAAGGATCTTGGACCATCACGGGTTATTCATTTCACCTCTGAGCGTGAGTTTGTCAATATCCTTCATGAAGGGTTTCCTGTGGTTGTTGCTTTTACTATCAG GGGGAATTACACAGAGCATCTTGACAAAGTATTAGAAGAAGCTGCTGCTGAGTTTTATCCACATGTAAAATTTATGCGT GTTGAATGTCCTAAATATCCTGGGTTTTGTATAAGTCGGCAGAAAAAGGAATATCCATTCATGGAAATATTCCATAGTCCAACGCAT GTAGCTAACCAGGGCAGGGTAGCTGATCCAAATATTACTAAATACAATGTGAAAGTCATGCCT TTCAACTACGATATCAGTGTTTACGGATTTAGAGAAATCTTCAAGCGCTATGGGATCCGGGCATCAGATCCGAAGTAA